The following nucleotide sequence is from Trifolium pratense cultivar HEN17-A07 linkage group LG2, ARS_RC_1.1, whole genome shotgun sequence.
aacaCACGAGCACATTCATATCCAATCAAAAAAAGTTAGAATTAAACAATGAATCAAATGAATTGGTGTGAATTAGAAGCATCAAGAGTAAGGTGCAAAGAGCATCCAAATGATAAACAATTACCAGGTGTTTGTTCTTCTTGTTTAAGAGATAAACTTTCACAGCTATATACTAAGAACCCTATTGAATCTCTTTACTATTGTTCTCCTTCTTCACCTGCTACTCCTCAAGCTATTGATGATGGTTCAACAAATCATGGATCTTCGCGTAGTAGACGCTTTCGTCGGAATGCTTCACATGCGAC
It contains:
- the LOC123906238 gene encoding uncharacterized protein LOC123906238; translation: MNQMNWCELEASRVRCKEHPNDKQLPGVCSSCLRDKLSQLYTKNPIESLYYCSPSSPATPQAIDDGSTNHGSSRSRRFRRNASHATGSASCMISFNHALNLKKSKSLAVVSRNRVRDRDVVGGGRGRKKDGFWSKVLKLRRKDTEETVVNSRT